Sequence from the Gemmatimonadaceae bacterium genome:
CGGGCACGCCGAAATAGTCTTCGATCAGGTGCTCGAGCGCCACGGCCGGCCGCGTGGGCAGCGCGAACAGGCCGCTGTAGAACAGCAACGATTCATCCCGCACCGGCAGCCGGCGGGCGAGCCCGGGGGTGCCGATGCCCACCAGGTCCATGAGGTGGCGCATGAGCGGATCCGACCCCTCGCGCTCGTGCGGCACGATGAACCGGTTCTTCTCCCATGCGCGGTAGAACAGCGAGATGATGCGGTGGTTGAAGATGTCGATGAAGTCGCGGGCCGCCGTATCCCGCACGCGCTCGCGCTCGGCGATGAGCGACGTGTAGTGCAGCGGCAGCACGCCCTGTGGTCCCGTTAGGCCCATGAAGTTGACGCGCATGCGCGCCGGGCCGTCCGCGTCCATGTCCAGCGACTGGATCTGGCTCGCCGGGAATGCGATCGCCGCGTGCGCGCCGAAGCGCACGACTTCGTCGGCCGGCGACCCGAAGCCGCCCACCGGCGCGCGCGTCGGCCGCAGCTGTTCCAGGTGGTGGACGGCCTGGAAGAACTCGAACGAGTTCGGGTCGTCGCGGAGCACGCGCTCGAGCGCGTCGGAGGTCAGAGGAGCGTCTTCCATCCGGCCCTCGGCGGCCACACGCGCATCACGTCCTTCCGTTGGGTGGTGCGCGCGGCAAGAATCGAAAAGCTGTTGATCGACGCGTACAATCCCAGAAATCGTTCGAGCACGGTCGCGAACAAGAACGCGCCGCCGCCGGTGAACTGCTCCTCGTCGAGCGTGATGTCGACGCGGGTGCCGCGGGCGAAGCTGAGTCCGTGCGCGGATGAGACGCGGGAGTACGCCGGTCCGCTGGACACGTCCACCAGGCCCTGGATCTGTTTCTCGGCCGCGGCGGTGTCGGCGAAGTTGTGCAGCCGCAGGATCTCGCGCAGCGCTTCGGCGCCGCCCTCGACGAGCGAGAGGTAGTTGAGCGAGAGCTGCGAGATGAGGCGCCACAGCTGCGGCTGGCCTAACGGCGGTTCCACCACCGACGTCGGCTTGACGATCGCCGTGATGCGCTTGATCGGGCCGCCGCCGTCGAGCTCGAGATCGCCGGCCCCGCTGCCGAACGGCAGCCGGCTGGGCAGGTCCGCGTTGTAGCAGGTGAGACGCG
This genomic interval carries:
- the tssG gene encoding type VI secretion system baseplate subunit TssG codes for the protein MEDAPLTSDALERVLRDDPNSFEFFQAVHHLEQLRPTRAPVGGFGSPADEVVRFGAHAAIAFPASQIQSLDMDADGPARMRVNFMGLTGPQGVLPLHYTSLIAERERVRDTAARDFIDIFNHRIISLFYRAWEKNRFIVPHEREGSDPLMRHLMDLVGIGTPGLARRLPVRDESLLFYSGLFALPTRPAVALEHLIEDYFGVPAEIEQFVGGWYPLDTDTQCELGDDDTASTALGLGAVAGDETWDQQARIRIRLGPMPRAPYDMFLPDGNAYAEIRALAAFFTGGRTDVELQLVLDREAVPACTLGADDEGAAPLGWCTWLRSAPLDRDPDETVLTL